In the genome of Spirochaetia bacterium, one region contains:
- a CDS encoding energy-coupling factor ABC transporter ATP-binding protein, translated as MPFLTVSGLSFTYHSWTDETNVPVLRGLDLILEEGEHALVLATPDSGKTTFSLACLGFIPKFYSGQLSGTVVLRGHNIDDVQPYDLLPEACYVSPDPSGMFVSTSVEDEVAFPLESFGLERSQMIKRVRQALEAWDMEGYAKVSPFELSGGEKKRLSLAIADAIDPAGLVLDEAFDDLDDTWRSALAERIAASSKSILCLSARFLPQFIDKFDKIYIMEEGRLQACTQQEAESRFTHGEGTGYMHKFEDQKQALSGYHLLASLHTEDVHELSVHGLSAIRKRRGDGGDRSFRLDVSDFRVRKGEIVRLMGANGSGKSSLARILCGLDGFECGQICFDGHSVDAFHLQAKVGYLFQNPDFQIFLPTVREEIAWGPLHTGMDRDDVDELVSQCCSLYHLQASETPSTMSFPDRKLLQAAVYQGLCRDFFILDELEGSLSYEAAYAVLGRLSATGAGIIVVTHDRAFARSLAVRTYVFSHGTLEAIP; from the coding sequence ATGCCGTTTCTTACAGTTTCTGGTCTTTCCTTTACGTACCATAGCTGGACCGATGAAACGAATGTCCCGGTACTTAGGGGCCTTGATCTCATTCTTGAAGAAGGCGAACATGCACTTGTGCTTGCCACCCCTGATAGTGGCAAGACGACATTTTCCTTGGCATGTCTAGGCTTCATTCCCAAGTTCTATAGCGGGCAGTTGTCTGGTACCGTGGTGCTGAGAGGTCATAATATAGATGATGTACAGCCGTATGACCTGTTGCCTGAGGCTTGCTATGTATCACCGGATCCAAGTGGCATGTTTGTTTCGACTTCTGTTGAGGATGAGGTGGCTTTTCCCCTTGAATCCTTTGGACTTGAAAGATCCCAGATGATCAAACGTGTGAGGCAGGCTTTGGAAGCATGGGATATGGAAGGCTATGCGAAAGTCAGTCCATTTGAGCTTTCTGGTGGAGAAAAGAAACGGCTGAGTCTTGCCATAGCAGATGCAATAGATCCTGCAGGTCTTGTGCTGGATGAAGCTTTCGATGACCTTGATGATACTTGGAGAAGTGCGCTTGCAGAACGGATTGCGGCTTCATCCAAATCGATACTTTGCCTTTCTGCCAGGTTCCTGCCACAGTTTATAGATAAATTTGATAAGATTTACATTATGGAAGAAGGAAGACTACAAGCCTGTACCCAGCAGGAAGCGGAGAGTCGTTTTACCCATGGAGAAGGAACCGGGTACATGCATAAGTTTGAAGATCAGAAACAGGCACTGTCCGGTTATCATCTGCTTGCCAGCCTACATACTGAGGATGTTCATGAGCTTTCAGTCCATGGCTTGTCTGCCATAAGGAAGCGCAGAGGTGATGGGGGTGATAGGTCCTTTCGTTTGGATGTCAGTGATTTCAGGGTAAGAAAAGGAGAAATAGTACGGTTGATGGGAGCAAATGGTTCTGGAAAAAGTTCATTGGCCAGGATCCTTTGTGGCCTTGATGGTTTTGAATGTGGACAGATTTGCTTTGATGGGCATTCCGTTGATGCTTTCCATTTGCAGGCTAAAGTCGGTTATCTTTTCCAGAATCCTGATTTTCAGATATTCTTACCTACGGTCCGTGAGGAAATTGCTTGGGGACCGTTGCATACAGGGATGGATAGGGATGATGTCGATGAACTTGTCAGCCAATGCTGCAGCCTTTATCATCTTCAAGCTTCTGAGACACCTTCGACTATGAGTTTCCCTGACCGTAAATTGCTTCAGGCTGCAGTGTACCAAGGCCTATGCCGTGATTTTTTTATCCTTGATGAGCTGGAAGGCTCTCTTTCTTATGAAGCGGCATATGCCGTACTGGGAAGGCTGTCTGCTACCGGTGCCGGCATTATAGTCGTGACCCATGACCGAGCCTTTGCCCGTAGCCTTGCTGTCAGGACATATGTGTTTTCCCATGGAACATTGGAGGCGATTCCTTGA
- a CDS encoding 1-acyl-sn-glycerol-3-phosphate acyltransferase, which translates to MLKFFNYLFGGIIFLCGVLLESLFCIFPAWILRLFHKDDASFKMFWKSIPLMGNFVCFLLWIKVHVEGKEHLPKEGTANICYVSNHESIIEFITYVGPMHLKMIPIAKAEIARIPFIASLTRGAHTILIERSNMRSSIKAIQQGVSTLKSGQPVIIFPSGTRSKDGSFGVMKEGSFKMPFRAESTIVPLVVRGSRQCLEDKKGWHRNDVYVKVLPPIETKGLDREGQKATYQKIVSDMETAFYSLPKPRN; encoded by the coding sequence ATGCTTAAGTTCTTCAATTACCTGTTCGGGGGAATTATCTTCCTTTGTGGTGTTTTGCTTGAATCGTTGTTCTGCATTTTTCCAGCGTGGATATTGCGGCTTTTTCACAAGGATGATGCTTCCTTTAAAATGTTTTGGAAATCAATTCCTCTGATGGGTAACTTCGTCTGTTTTCTCCTGTGGATAAAAGTACATGTTGAAGGCAAGGAACATCTGCCGAAAGAAGGAACTGCCAACATCTGTTACGTATCCAACCATGAGTCAATCATCGAATTCATTACCTATGTAGGTCCGATGCATCTCAAGATGATTCCGATTGCCAAAGCAGAGATAGCCCGTATTCCGTTTATTGCCAGTCTGACCCGCGGAGCTCATACAATCCTGATTGAACGTAGCAACATGCGCTCTTCGATCAAGGCAATACAGCAAGGCGTCTCTACATTGAAAAGCGGCCAGCCTGTCATTATCTTCCCTTCCGGGACACGGAGCAAGGATGGCAGCTTCGGGGTCATGAAAGAAGGAAGCTTCAAGATGCCATTCCGGGCAGAGAGTACCATTGTACCTTTGGTGGTACGTGGTAGCCGCCAGTGTCTTGAGGATAAGAAAGGCTGGCATCGTAATGATGTATATGTAAAAGTGCTTCCGCCCATAGAAACGAAAGGTTTGGACCGTGAAGGACAGAAGGCAACCTACCAGAAAATCGTATCGGATATGGAAACGGCATTCTATTCTTTGCCAAAGCCGAGGAACTGA
- a CDS encoding DEAD/DEAH box helicase has translation MKFTELPFEKIVLKGVEAAGFETCTEVQEKVLPVSLAGKDLMVQSKTGSGKTAVYALTILQRFALAEKQGKPKTCALVVAPTRELAVQIEKDVKLLGSGFESLVVGCFYGGVGYEEQKQILQQGCDIYVGTPGRLLDFQKSGKIDFRLFDIFVLDEADRMFDMGFYPDVQEMFAKLRPCKDRQTMLFSATLSTRVRNLAWSYMNEAEEIEIEPEEICVDKITQELYHVAKSDKFQLFLQLMTKYHPENALIFTNTKAMAVEVAKRLTLNGFLAKYLMGDMPQSKRLATLDKMKEGKLKFLVATDVAARGLQIDDLELVVNYDIPEDFENYVHRIGRTARAGNTGKAVTLACEQYIYGLEPIENYIHMKIPVIWPEEGSLPEVEDKSKGYSFRDLVSEREYASHGNHDRRKGDGRGSAHKRNRSASVRRTGRNGHSHDKDHAAHAGATATSKRPTRPQQQRPYSAPGKEDYKKIQSMSLEERLDYYKRQYVKEGGSFSHTDGNRVKGKAPLQEGQRLCQDQETAAPVGKARRPERKPKSSGTQKSAHGNVRNTKAPVRKKAPAGSKAAVPAKVPVSQSHSQKKGLFARIFGR, from the coding sequence ATGAAATTTACAGAATTGCCTTTCGAAAAAATAGTATTGAAAGGCGTCGAAGCCGCGGGCTTTGAAACCTGTACTGAAGTGCAGGAAAAGGTATTACCTGTCAGCTTGGCAGGAAAGGATCTGATGGTTCAGTCAAAGACAGGATCCGGAAAAACGGCAGTATATGCCCTGACTATCCTACAACGCTTTGCATTGGCTGAAAAACAAGGGAAACCTAAAACCTGTGCTTTGGTCGTTGCTCCTACAAGGGAACTGGCTGTACAGATTGAAAAAGATGTCAAGCTTTTAGGGTCTGGTTTTGAATCCTTGGTAGTCGGGTGCTTCTATGGCGGAGTAGGGTACGAAGAACAAAAGCAGATATTACAGCAGGGCTGTGATATTTATGTCGGTACTCCAGGTAGGTTGCTTGATTTTCAGAAAAGCGGAAAGATTGATTTTCGTCTGTTTGATATCTTTGTACTGGATGAGGCTGATAGGATGTTTGACATGGGATTCTATCCTGATGTACAGGAAATGTTTGCCAAGCTCAGGCCATGCAAGGATCGCCAGACCATGCTTTTTTCTGCAACGCTCAGTACCAGGGTAAGGAATCTGGCTTGGTCCTATATGAATGAGGCTGAAGAAATCGAGATAGAACCGGAAGAAATCTGTGTTGATAAGATTACACAGGAACTCTACCATGTGGCAAAGAGTGACAAATTTCAGCTATTTCTTCAGCTGATGACAAAATATCATCCTGAAAATGCATTGATTTTTACCAATACCAAGGCAATGGCCGTAGAAGTAGCCAAGAGGCTTACACTCAACGGATTTCTTGCCAAATATCTGATGGGTGATATGCCGCAATCAAAACGTCTGGCTACGCTTGACAAGATGAAGGAAGGCAAACTGAAATTTTTGGTTGCTACCGATGTCGCTGCCAGGGGATTGCAGATTGATGATTTGGAATTGGTCGTCAACTACGATATTCCTGAAGACTTTGAAAACTATGTACATCGTATCGGACGTACCGCAAGGGCTGGCAATACAGGCAAGGCTGTGACGTTGGCCTGTGAGCAGTATATCTATGGACTTGAGCCGATTGAAAATTATATCCATATGAAGATTCCCGTAATTTGGCCGGAAGAAGGGTCCCTTCCTGAAGTAGAGGATAAGAGTAAAGGGTATTCATTCCGTGATCTGGTTTCTGAAAGGGAATATGCGTCACATGGCAACCATGACCGTCGCAAAGGTGATGGCAGAGGATCTGCCCATAAGAGAAATCGGTCTGCTTCAGTCCGTAGGACCGGAAGGAATGGACATTCCCATGACAAGGATCATGCTGCCCACGCCGGTGCTACCGCAACATCTAAGCGGCCGACACGTCCGCAGCAGCAGCGTCCTTACTCGGCGCCAGGCAAGGAAGACTATAAGAAGATTCAGTCAATGTCATTGGAAGAACGTCTTGATTATTATAAAAGGCAATATGTCAAGGAAGGCGGATCTTTTTCACATACTGACGGCAACCGAGTAAAAGGCAAAGCTCCTCTTCAGGAAGGCCAAAGGCTTTGTCAGGACCAGGAAACTGCTGCCCCTGTCGGAAAGGCCCGACGTCCTGAAAGAAAGCCAAAGTCGTCCGGTACTCAGAAGAGTGCCCATGGCAATGTTCGCAATACAAAAGCTCCTGTCCGAAAGAAGGCTCCTGCTGGTAGTAAGGCTGCTGTACCGGCAAAAGTTCCTGTTTCCCAATCCCATTCGCAGAAAAAAGGACTTTTTGCCAGGATTTTCGGACGATAG
- a CDS encoding aminotransferase class IV, whose product MIGAKAIRNGQLIDVNAAVVSVTSRPVQYSFSVYESLRVLGGKPVFLADHLARLAASAAGIGLAYEFDDKTLAEWIDMLIVAEGIVDCTLRILIIGGQEPICFITDSPLLTYPKSYYVDGIGLSSYSGERLFPTLKTSNLLMSYIALEKAKAKGDFEAVLVDRHGRILEGTRSNFFGFRDGRLYTAPDELVLSGITRMRVAKAASEMKMDVIYEAPLLNDVLAGIYDEVFISSTSMAAMPVAHVDKKVFSCNHDRTLAIMERIRVWEKQDRC is encoded by the coding sequence ATGATAGGTGCTAAGGCAATTAGGAATGGACAACTGATAGATGTCAATGCTGCGGTCGTCAGCGTTACTTCGAGGCCTGTACAGTATAGTTTTTCGGTGTATGAAAGCCTGCGTGTCTTGGGTGGCAAACCTGTCTTTCTTGCAGACCATCTTGCCAGGCTTGCTGCTTCAGCGGCAGGTATCGGGCTTGCCTATGAGTTTGATGACAAGACACTTGCAGAATGGATTGATATGTTGATTGTTGCAGAGGGTATCGTGGATTGTACTCTGCGGATACTTATCATAGGTGGACAGGAACCGATTTGTTTCATTACCGATTCTCCTTTGCTTACGTACCCGAAATCTTACTATGTCGACGGCATAGGTCTTTCCAGCTACAGTGGGGAACGGCTTTTCCCTACACTTAAGACAAGTAACCTGCTGATGAGTTATATTGCCTTGGAAAAAGCAAAGGCAAAAGGTGACTTTGAAGCAGTGCTGGTGGATCGCCATGGCAGGATTCTTGAAGGAACAAGGAGCAATTTCTTCGGATTCAGGGATGGCCGGCTATATACAGCCCCTGATGAACTTGTTCTTAGCGGGATTACCCGGATGAGGGTGGCAAAGGCTGCTTCAGAGATGAAGATGGATGTCATCTATGAAGCTCCGCTTCTTAATGATGTGCTTGCAGGTATCTATGATGAGGTATTCATCAGTTCGACCAGTATGGCAGCTATGCCTGTAGCCCATGTCGATAAGAAAGTTTTTTCCTGTAACCATGACAGGACTTTAGCCATAATGGAAAGGATCCGAGTTTGGGAAAAACAGGACAGGTGTTGA
- a CDS encoding DNA translocase FtsK: MIHPSAETVLSSQLPSNGAASVSYDAPSTSVKDMLSQSTAKGVGGGELVDEGTAPAVLDDDDDEDLVSSIGCLSSRESGSYGNFLHPERFAYKFPPRSLLREYPALDSEIDERTKVKGRILVDTLSQFKYFVTLRQIIKGPTITMFEIVPEPKIRVSAINGLADNIAMNLEAKKVRILAPIPGESAVGVEIPNDVRQTVGFKEILSEIEETQMAVPMAMGKTLKGARRCFDVATAPHMLIAGSTGSGKSVCINSLICSILYTKSPKQVRLIMVDPKVVELTVYDGIPHLLTPVISETKRALKALDFCIEEMQRRNKMLSKMGVRNIKGFNKKIHASHIAREELPYIVVIIDEFANLMSTAGKDLDDKISQLTAMGRAVGIHLVFATQRPSVDIITGVIKNNLPSRIAFAVTSVQDSRTILGTAGAENLLGKGDMLFSENGKPVTRMQGVFLSDEEVEAIVSFAKQQGEPDYIDEAYFEDDDDTSDVSYGNGEDSDTDDALWDAALKIVVERQGASASFLQRRLKIGYNRAARLVEMMEAQGIVGPANGSKPRELLRYPDLGTEDSI; the protein is encoded by the coding sequence ATGATACATCCTTCTGCAGAAACTGTCCTTTCTTCCCAATTGCCTAGCAATGGTGCTGCTTCTGTTTCATATGATGCTCCTTCTACGTCGGTGAAAGATATGTTGTCCCAAAGTACGGCAAAAGGTGTCGGTGGGGGAGAATTGGTCGATGAGGGAACAGCCCCTGCAGTTTTGGATGATGATGACGATGAAGATCTTGTATCATCGATCGGCTGTCTGAGCAGCAGGGAAAGCGGCAGTTATGGGAATTTTTTGCATCCTGAACGATTTGCCTATAAATTTCCGCCACGTAGCCTTTTGAGAGAATATCCTGCCTTGGATAGTGAAATTGATGAAAGGACCAAAGTGAAAGGCAGGATTCTTGTGGACACCTTGTCACAGTTCAAGTATTTTGTTACTTTGCGCCAAATTATCAAGGGACCTACTATCACGATGTTTGAAATCGTACCAGAACCGAAGATAAGGGTCAGCGCGATAAACGGATTGGCTGACAACATTGCCATGAACCTAGAGGCAAAGAAGGTCAGGATCTTGGCACCTATTCCAGGCGAATCTGCAGTCGGCGTGGAAATTCCCAATGATGTACGTCAGACGGTCGGTTTCAAGGAAATCCTCAGTGAAATAGAAGAAACACAGATGGCCGTACCGATGGCTATGGGCAAGACACTGAAAGGAGCCAGAAGATGCTTTGATGTTGCTACGGCTCCCCATATGCTTATTGCCGGATCTACCGGTTCAGGCAAGAGTGTCTGTATCAACAGTCTTATTTGTTCCATACTCTATACGAAGAGCCCGAAACAGGTCCGCTTGATTATGGTTGACCCGAAGGTCGTTGAGTTGACTGTCTACGATGGAATCCCTCATTTGCTGACTCCTGTGATCAGCGAGACAAAAAGGGCTCTCAAAGCCCTGGATTTCTGTATTGAGGAAATGCAACGCAGAAACAAGATGCTTTCCAAGATGGGGGTAAGGAACATCAAGGGATTTAACAAAAAGATTCATGCAAGTCATATTGCAAGGGAAGAATTGCCATACATCGTGGTCATCATCGATGAATTTGCCAATCTGATGAGTACGGCTGGCAAAGATCTTGACGACAAGATCTCTCAACTGACAGCAATGGGGCGTGCCGTAGGCATTCACTTGGTTTTTGCAACGCAACGGCCGAGTGTTGATATCATCACCGGTGTCATCAAGAACAATCTTCCTTCACGAATTGCCTTTGCTGTTACCAGCGTACAGGATTCCAGGACTATACTGGGAACTGCAGGTGCAGAAAACCTGCTAGGGAAAGGTGATATGCTTTTCAGTGAGAATGGTAAGCCGGTGACTAGGATGCAAGGCGTGTTCCTGAGCGATGAGGAAGTGGAGGCTATTGTCAGTTTTGCCAAGCAACAAGGTGAGCCTGATTATATTGACGAGGCTTATTTTGAAGATGACGATGATACTTCCGATGTTTCTTATGGCAACGGCGAAGATTCCGATACGGATGATGCATTGTGGGATGCGGCTCTCAAGATTGTCGTAGAAAGACAGGGAGCGTCTGCCTCCTTCTTGCAAAGACGGCTCAAGATTGGGTATAACAGAGCCGCCAGATTGGTGGAGATGATGGAAGCCCAGGGTATCGTAGGGCCGGCAAACGGCAGCAAACCCAGGGAACTGCTGCGTTATCCTGACCTGGGGACGGAGGATTCAATATGA
- the rsmG gene encoding 16S rRNA (guanine(527)-N(7))-methyltransferase RsmG, whose protein sequence is MKSSNGREALLRDCLLQLDIDLSDEQIDKLLRYVAEIELFNPVYKLVGASGDDLIIRHVVDSLAAYHQFTTLIKARPAATFCDVGSGAGLPGIPLAIVFPDNHFTLVERMGRRVGFLENELVLLGLRGHVEIFPHDLKQLKSRFDIVTFRAFHPLVAILDDIDAITDENSVVCAYKGKADTLDQELHDIDLKCAGKWNCSVEKLSVPYLEAERRLCVLTKQKLH, encoded by the coding sequence ATGAAAAGTAGCAATGGTCGGGAAGCTTTGCTGCGTGACTGCCTATTGCAACTCGACATAGATCTTAGTGATGAGCAAATAGACAAATTGCTTCGTTATGTTGCTGAAATTGAACTTTTTAATCCTGTCTATAAACTTGTAGGTGCAAGTGGTGATGATCTGATCATACGGCATGTCGTGGACAGTTTGGCTGCCTATCACCAATTTACCACGTTGATAAAAGCTCGGCCGGCAGCTACTTTCTGTGATGTCGGCAGTGGTGCTGGATTACCAGGTATTCCGCTTGCAATTGTTTTCCCTGATAACCATTTTACATTGGTAGAACGCATGGGCAGAAGGGTTGGTTTCTTGGAAAATGAACTTGTCTTGCTTGGCTTGCGGGGACATGTTGAGATTTTTCCTCATGATCTGAAACAATTGAAATCTCGTTTTGACATTGTAACATTCAGAGCTTTCCATCCGCTTGTAGCCATCCTTGATGACATCGATGCTATAACTGATGAGAATTCGGTAGTCTGTGCCTACAAGGGGAAGGCAGATACACTTGACCAAGAGCTCCATGATATTGATCTGAAGTGTGCTGGGAAATGGAATTGCAGCGTGGAAAAACTGTCTGTTCCGTATCTTGAGGCAGAAAGAAGGCTTTGCGTCCTTACAAAACAGAAATTACATTGA
- the mnmG gene encoding tRNA uridine-5-carboxymethylaminomethyl(34) synthesis enzyme MnmG, translated as MRDYDAIVVGGGHAGIEAALAVSRMGFETLMITQSLDAIGRLSCNPAIGGLAKGNIVREIDALGGEMGHLIDKSMIQYRILNRSRGPAVQAPRAQADKFTYSRLAKETLEHQTHLSLFMDTVVDFISEENKIIAVVTQRGHRISCKVVVLTTGTFMEGRIFIGSYDAPCGRLGEVAAIGLGTNLRKMGFDVGRLKTGTPARVRKSTLDFEELEIQPGDDPMQPFSFDYDTVNRVSVPCYITWTNETTHAIIRANIDKSPLYGGKITGKGPRYCPSIEDKVVRFPDRDRHQIFIEPEGLGTEEMYLNGLSSSLPEDVYEKFMRTLPGLRHAQITRPAYAVEYDYLNPQQLLPSLETKRLEGLFIAGQTNGTSGYEEAGCQGLMAGINAAQKLKGEEPIILSRAESYTGVLIDDLVTKGTKEPYRMFTSRAEYRLNMRHDSCDQRLTPIGYGIGLQPKEKMERLQEKIRQCETVRELIHQHSYDGKNALHALKMPEVTIDILQQSIPELASYPRQIKDKVQLDVKYEGYVARQQLEVNRFNSMEHIHIPAGFDYDKVQGLSAEGREKLKLIRPVSLGQANRISGLRTSDIAILMVYVKERRNEK; from the coding sequence ATGCGAGATTATGATGCAATCGTGGTCGGAGGAGGCCATGCAGGGATAGAAGCGGCACTTGCAGTAAGCCGCATGGGATTTGAGACGTTGATGATTACCCAGAGTCTGGATGCCATCGGCAGACTTTCCTGCAACCCTGCTATCGGCGGACTTGCCAAAGGCAATATTGTCCGGGAGATTGATGCTCTTGGCGGTGAGATGGGACATCTCATAGACAAGTCTATGATACAATACAGGATACTCAACCGTAGTCGGGGGCCTGCTGTCCAAGCGCCAAGAGCCCAAGCTGACAAGTTTACCTATTCCCGGCTTGCAAAAGAAACACTTGAGCATCAGACACATCTGTCGCTGTTCATGGATACTGTCGTTGATTTCATTTCTGAAGAGAACAAAATCATCGCAGTTGTTACCCAACGGGGGCATAGGATCAGCTGCAAGGTCGTTGTGCTTACTACGGGTACTTTCATGGAAGGCCGTATTTTCATCGGTAGTTATGATGCTCCATGCGGTCGGCTTGGAGAGGTTGCTGCAATAGGACTTGGTACTAACCTGCGGAAGATGGGATTTGATGTAGGACGGTTGAAAACAGGAACTCCTGCCAGAGTGCGCAAGTCTACTTTGGATTTTGAGGAGCTTGAGATACAGCCTGGCGATGACCCGATGCAACCTTTTTCTTTCGATTATGATACCGTCAATAGGGTTTCAGTCCCTTGTTATATTACATGGACCAACGAAACTACGCATGCCATCATTCGAGCCAATATCGACAAATCACCGCTGTATGGAGGAAAAATAACAGGGAAAGGTCCCAGGTATTGTCCATCCATAGAAGATAAGGTCGTCCGTTTCCCTGATCGTGATCGGCATCAGATTTTCATTGAGCCGGAAGGTCTTGGCACCGAAGAAATGTACCTGAACGGTCTTTCTTCCTCTTTGCCTGAGGACGTCTATGAAAAGTTCATGCGTACGCTTCCCGGGCTTCGCCATGCCCAGATTACCAGACCGGCGTATGCTGTCGAATATGACTATCTCAATCCTCAGCAACTGTTGCCTTCATTGGAAACAAAACGGTTGGAAGGACTGTTTATTGCAGGCCAGACCAATGGTACCAGCGGATATGAGGAAGCTGGTTGCCAGGGACTTATGGCAGGGATCAACGCAGCCCAGAAACTGAAGGGAGAAGAGCCGATAATCCTTTCCAGAGCTGAGAGTTATACAGGAGTCCTTATCGATGACCTTGTAACAAAGGGAACGAAGGAACCGTATAGGATGTTTACTTCCAGGGCAGAATACAGGCTCAATATGCGGCATGATTCCTGTGACCAGCGTCTGACTCCCATCGGTTATGGAATCGGACTTCAGCCAAAGGAAAAGATGGAGAGGCTCCAGGAAAAAATAAGACAGTGTGAAACTGTAAGGGAGTTGATACATCAGCATTCCTACGATGGGAAAAATGCCCTGCATGCTCTGAAGATGCCGGAAGTGACTATCGATATACTCCAACAATCCATCCCAGAACTTGCATCCTATCCCCGACAGATAAAGGATAAGGTGCAGTTGGATGTCAAGTATGAGGGGTATGTGGCTCGTCAGCAACTTGAAGTCAATCGCTTCAATTCAATGGAACATATCCATATTCCTGCTGGCTTTGACTATGACAAAGTCCAAGGGCTTAGTGCTGAGGGCAGGGAAAAACTCAAATTGATTCGGCCTGTAAGCCTTGGCCAGGCAAATCGTATCAGTGGCCTGAGAACAAGCGATATAGCCATCCTTATGGTCTATGTAAAGGAGAGACGCAATGAAAAGTAG
- the mnmE gene encoding tRNA uridine-5-carboxymethylaminomethyl(34) synthesis GTPase MnmE, producing MDEYSTGDIIYALATGWQQSALAIIRISGKGCISMLAQVFSRPETLKKALNATQVHGYLVDKDEKIDEVVLSVSREGHGYTKEEALEITCHGSTAVISRILSLLGKLGMRAAQGGEFTLRAFLAGSMDLTQAEAVQELVASQSQRERSLALGRLGGNLRNRIEQLKQQLLSVQASIEIQLDYAEDEIDDFSFPREKLNQIREGIQSLVLTYGMGRLYGQGAKVVLAGNTNAGKSSLFNLLLKQQRAIVSPIKGTTRDYLEAQTSLQGIPILLYDTAGLRENADEVESEGIRRTRQLLEEADVIIYLVDGTSETMPETALLSDVRCIRVFTKKDLMPKDGLCISCLTGDGIKDLLDELYQHLTAGLPEPDDAALVIESDRQLRQLTEAREAIDAALDAEKMSLDVVALELNRALAALGSLTGEVTSDDILHQIFSGFCVGK from the coding sequence ATGGACGAATATAGTACAGGCGATATTATCTATGCACTTGCCACTGGATGGCAACAAAGTGCCCTTGCCATCATCAGGATCAGCGGCAAAGGGTGCATTTCTATGCTGGCACAGGTGTTTTCACGGCCTGAAACTTTGAAAAAGGCTCTGAATGCCACGCAGGTGCATGGGTACCTTGTTGACAAAGATGAAAAAATTGATGAAGTGGTACTTTCTGTGAGTAGGGAAGGCCATGGATATACCAAGGAAGAAGCTCTCGAAATTACCTGTCATGGGTCAACGGCTGTAATCAGCAGGATACTTTCACTGTTGGGAAAACTTGGCATGAGGGCTGCACAAGGTGGTGAATTTACCCTACGTGCATTTCTTGCCGGCAGCATGGATCTTACACAAGCCGAGGCTGTACAGGAATTGGTGGCAAGTCAAAGCCAAAGAGAACGTAGTCTGGCACTGGGAAGGCTTGGCGGTAACCTGAGGAATCGGATAGAACAGCTGAAACAGCAGCTTCTTTCCGTTCAGGCGTCAATCGAAATCCAGCTTGACTATGCAGAGGATGAAATAGATGACTTCAGCTTCCCTAGAGAAAAGCTGAATCAGATTCGTGAGGGTATACAGTCTCTTGTTTTGACCTATGGTATGGGAAGACTATATGGGCAAGGAGCAAAAGTTGTTCTTGCAGGTAATACCAATGCAGGAAAGAGCTCCTTGTTCAATCTGTTGCTCAAGCAACAACGGGCTATCGTTTCTCCGATAAAGGGGACTACCCGTGATTATCTTGAAGCACAGACTTCACTGCAAGGGATCCCGATCCTTCTTTATGATACCGCGGGTTTGAGGGAAAATGCTGATGAAGTGGAAAGCGAAGGGATAAGAAGGACAAGGCAGTTGCTCGAAGAAGCAGATGTAATCATTTACCTTGTTGACGGTACTTCTGAAACTATGCCGGAAACTGCTTTGCTTTCGGATGTCAGGTGCATCAGGGTCTTTACGAAGAAGGACTTGATGCCGAAGGATGGCCTATGTATAAGCTGTCTGACAGGAGATGGCATAAAGGATTTGCTTGACGAACTTTATCAACATCTTACGGCAGGCCTTCCTGAACCGGACGATGCAGCTTTGGTCATTGAGTCAGATAGGCAGTTACGCCAGCTGACGGAAGCCCGTGAGGCAATTGATGCAGCATTGGATGCAGAAAAAATGTCTTTGGATGTAGTTGCCCTTGAGCTTAACCGAGCTCTTGCAGCCTTAGGTTCCCTTACCGGGGAAGTAACCAGTGATGATATACTGCATCAGATATTCAGTGGATTCTGTGTAGGAAAATAG